In Brienomyrus brachyistius isolate T26 unplaced genomic scaffold, BBRACH_0.4 scaffold44, whole genome shotgun sequence, the following are encoded in one genomic region:
- the dcaf6 gene encoding DDB1- and CUL4-associated factor 6 isoform X5 — MSGSSNLIWDVRKRSIGFHDPNSIRINYLGRREFVQRLKLEATLNVHEGCVNTICWNDTGEYILSGSDDTNLVISNPYNRKVKTTINSGHRANIFSAKFIPQTNDQQIVSCSGDGVIFYTNTEKSAELNRQCQFTCHYGTAYEIMTVPNDPYTFLSCGEDGTVRWFDVRMKTSCTKEDCKDDILINCRRAATSISISPLVPYYLAVGCSDSSVRIYDRRMLGTRATGNYMGRGTTGMCVRFVPAHLSSKSCRVTSLCYSSDGEEILVSYSSDYIYLFNPKDDQARELKGPSEERREELRQPPVKRLRLRGDWSDTGPRARPESERERDGEQSPNVSLMQRMSDMLSRWFEEASEAQSSRGRSQPQPQPRPRGTRAQPEGSASAPETAQEDPVPPEASMEVETPAEPLPMSASSSSSSSSTVTAPPPSTSSSLESPPSSSLLSSPDVEQKSLAAARCPAPTPDPAPTSDSTPPTESAQTTQPLQSGGTEPGTGSGSGSSSAGVRPGAAEPVLSLHYSTEGTTTSTIKLDFTDEWSGRGCSSRAVSNSSSRKGDEVDSQSRPSMEQPSSQDSTQEPADPPVSEAPGTSGMEPETSPAEAQSTESGPEKVPTGVECPLGESGPDKPPAEGILDSQTPEAPRESFWRGEPVGRRSSASQGSQGRQDSDDSDDDPILIHSRFRSGQSPRFNFRGSAVGDRMIRRSAAARIQELFRRRKERREMEESETQNIRRPTVKMVYKGHRNSRTMIKESCFWGNSFVMSGSDCGHIFIWDRRTAEHLMLLEADNHVVNCLQPHPYDPILASSGIDYDIKIWSPLEELPCFNRVLADEVIARNELMLEETRNTITVPASFMLRMLASLNHIRTDRAEGDRSEGSGQENEEEP, encoded by the exons ATGTCCGGCTCCAGTAATCTAATTTGGGATGTGAGGAAGCGCTCCATCGGGTTTCACGACCCGAATTCGATCCGGATTAACTACCTGG GAAGAAGGGAATTTGTCCAGAGGCTCAAATTGGAGGCCACGCTGAACGTGCACGAAGGCTGT GTGAACACGATCTGCTGGAATGACACCGGCGAGTACATCCTCTCAGGATCCGATGACACCAACCTGGTCATCAGTAACCCATACAACAGGAAG GTCAAGACTACCATTAACTCAGGGCACCGTGCCAACATCTTCAGTGCCAAGTTCATACCGCAAACCAACGACCAGCAGATCGTGTCCTGCTCCGGCGATGGCGTCATCTTTTACACCAACACAGAGAAGAGCGCCGAGCTCAACAGACAGTGCCAGTTCACCTGTCACTATGGCACGGCCTACGAG ATCATGACTGTCCCGAACGACCCCTacaccttcctgtcatgtggcgaGGACGGCACCGTGCGATGGTTTGACGTCCGAATGAAGACCAGCTGCACAAAAGAGGACTGCAAAGAT GACATCCTCATTAATTGCCGGCGTGCCGCGACCTCGATCTCCATCAGCCCACTGGTCCCGTATTACCTGGCTGTGGGATGCTCCGACAGCTCTGTGCGCATCTACGACCGGAGGATGCTGGGTACTCGGGCCACAG GGAACTACATGGGCCGTGGCACCACGGGGATGTGCGTGCGGTTCGTGCCAGCCCACCTCTCCAGCAAGTCGTGCCGTGTGACGTCGCTGTGCTACAGCAGCGACGGGGAGGAGATCCTGGTCAGCTACTCCTCAGACTACATCTACCTGTTCAACCCGAAGGACGACCAGGCACGTGAGCTGAAGGGGCCGTCCGAGGAGAGAAGGGAGGAG CTGCGTCAGCCCCCGGTGAAACGCCTCCGGCTGCGGGGCGACTGGTCCGACACGGGGCCCCGAGCACGGCCCGAGAGCGAGCGGGAGCGAGACG GTGAACAGAGCCCCAACGTGTCTCTGATGCagaggatgtcagacatgctgtCGCGGTGGTTCGAGGAGGCCAGCGAAGCACAgagcagcagggggcgcagCCAGCCCCAGCCCCAGCCCCGGCCCAGGG GCACCAGAGCCCAGCCTGAAGGGTCCGCTTCTGCCCCAGAAACCGCCCAGGAAGACCCTGTTCCCCCCGAGGCCTCCATGGAGGTGGAGACCCCCGCTGAGCCGCTCCCTATGTCTGCCTCTtcgtcctccagctcctcctccacAGTCACTGCCCCGCCTCCTTCGACATCCTCATCCCTGGAGAGCCCGCCTTCGTCCTCACTGCTGTCTTCCCCTGATGTGGAACAAAAGAGCCTGGCTGCAGCCCGCTGTCCCGCCCCCACCCCTGACCCCGCCCCCACATCGGACTCTACCCCCCCGACAGAGTCTGCACAGACGACACAGCCGTTACAGTCCG GAGGCACAGAACCCGGAACCGGCAGTGGTTCCGGTTCTAGCTCGGCTGGTGTGCGACCCGGAGCAGCAGAGCCCGTCCTGAGTCTGCACTACAGCACTGAGGGTACGACCACCAGCACCATCAAGCTGGACTTCACAGATGAGTG GAGTGGCCGGGGCTGTAGCTCCAGGGCGGTCAGTAACAGCAGCAGCCGCAAGGGGGACGAAGTAGACAGCCAGAGCCGTCCGAGCATGGAGCAGCCAAGCTCACAGGACTCCACCCAGGAGCCTG CTGATCCGCCTGTATCAGAAGCCCCCGGGACGAGTGGAATGGAGCCCGAGACGAGCCCAGCAGAAGCACAGAGCACTGAGAGTGGCCCAGAAAAGGTTCCCACTGGTGTAGAATGTCCGTTGGGGGAGTCTGGCCCTGACAAACCACCCGCAGAGGGCATCTTGGACTCACAGACCCCCGAGGCCCCCAGGGAATCCTTCTGGAGGGGTGAGCCGGTGGGAAGGAGAAGCTCTGCGTCGCAGGGCTCTCAGGGCCGCCAGGACTCTGACGACAGTGATGACGACCCCATCCTGATACACTCGCGGTTCCGCTCAGGACAGAGCCCCAG ATTTAATTTCAGAGGATCGGCCGTAGGTGATAGGATGATAAG gcgctcagcggcagcccgcaTTCAGGAGCTGTTCCGTAGGAGGAAGGAGAGGCGGGAGATGGAGGAAAGCGAGACGCAGAACATCCGCAGGCCCACAGTCAAGATGGTTTACAAGGGCCACCGCAACTCCAGGACAATG ATCAAGGAGTCCTGCTTTTGGGGAAACAGCTTTGTGATGAGCGGGTCTGACTGTGGCCACATCTTCATCTGGGACCGGCGTACAGCGGAGCACCTGATGCTGCTGGAGGCCGACAACCATGTGGTCAACTGTCTGCAACCCCACCCCTATGACCCCA TCCTGGCTTCTTCTGGAATAGACTACGACATCAAGATCTGGTCCCCACTGGAAGAGCTGCCATGCTTCAACAGGGTTCTTGCCGATGAG GTGATAGCACGCAATGAGCTGATGCTGGAGGAGACCAGAAACACCATCACAGTCCCTGCCTCCTTCATGCTGAGGATGCTAGCCTCACTCAACCACATCAGGACTG ACCGAGCCGAGGGCGATCGATCAGAGGGTTCCGGCCAGGAGAACGAAGAAGAGCCATAG
- the dcaf6 gene encoding DDB1- and CUL4-associated factor 6 isoform X4, with the protein MSGSSNLIWDVRKRSIGFHDPNSIRINYLGRREFVQRLKLEATLNVHEGCVNTICWNDTGEYILSGSDDTNLVISNPYNRKVKTTINSGHRANIFSAKFIPQTNDQQIVSCSGDGVIFYTNTEKSAELNRQCQFTCHYGTAYEIMTVPNDPYTFLSCGEDGTVRWFDVRMKTSCTKEDCKDDILINCRRAATSISISPLVPYYLAVGCSDSSVRIYDRRMLGTRATGNYMGRGTTGMCVRFVPAHLSSKSCRVTSLCYSSDGEEILVSYSSDYIYLFNPKDDQARELKGPSEERREELRQPPVKRLRLRGDWSDTGPRARPESERERDGEQSPNVSLMQRMSDMLSRWFEEASEAQSSRGRSQPQPQPRPRGTRAQPEGSASAPETAQEDPVPPEASMEVETPAEPLPMSASSSSSSSSTVTAPPPSTSSSLESPPSSSLLSSPDVEQKSLAAARCPAPTPDPAPTSDSTPPTESAQTTQPLQSDSPSSMVNKQLGSMTLDEQQGGTEPGTGSGSGSSSAGVRPGAAEPVLSLHYSTEGTTTSTIKLDFTDEWSGRGCSSRAVSNSSSRKGDEVDSQSRPSMEQPSSQDSTQEPADPPVSEAPGTSGMEPETSPAEAQSTESGPEKVPTGVECPLGESGPDKPPAEGILDSQTPEAPRESFWRGEPVGRRSSASQGSQGRQDSDDSDDDPILIHSRFRSGQSPRFNFRGSAVGDRMIRRSAAARIQELFRRRKERREMEESETQNIRRPTVKMVYKGHRNSRTMIKESCFWGNSFVMSGSDCGHIFIWDRRTAEHLMLLEADNHVVNCLQPHPYDPILASSGIDYDIKIWSPLEELPCFNRVLADEVIARNELMLEETRNTITVPASFMLRMLASLNHIRTDRAEGDRSEGSGQENEEEP; encoded by the exons ATGTCCGGCTCCAGTAATCTAATTTGGGATGTGAGGAAGCGCTCCATCGGGTTTCACGACCCGAATTCGATCCGGATTAACTACCTGG GAAGAAGGGAATTTGTCCAGAGGCTCAAATTGGAGGCCACGCTGAACGTGCACGAAGGCTGT GTGAACACGATCTGCTGGAATGACACCGGCGAGTACATCCTCTCAGGATCCGATGACACCAACCTGGTCATCAGTAACCCATACAACAGGAAG GTCAAGACTACCATTAACTCAGGGCACCGTGCCAACATCTTCAGTGCCAAGTTCATACCGCAAACCAACGACCAGCAGATCGTGTCCTGCTCCGGCGATGGCGTCATCTTTTACACCAACACAGAGAAGAGCGCCGAGCTCAACAGACAGTGCCAGTTCACCTGTCACTATGGCACGGCCTACGAG ATCATGACTGTCCCGAACGACCCCTacaccttcctgtcatgtggcgaGGACGGCACCGTGCGATGGTTTGACGTCCGAATGAAGACCAGCTGCACAAAAGAGGACTGCAAAGAT GACATCCTCATTAATTGCCGGCGTGCCGCGACCTCGATCTCCATCAGCCCACTGGTCCCGTATTACCTGGCTGTGGGATGCTCCGACAGCTCTGTGCGCATCTACGACCGGAGGATGCTGGGTACTCGGGCCACAG GGAACTACATGGGCCGTGGCACCACGGGGATGTGCGTGCGGTTCGTGCCAGCCCACCTCTCCAGCAAGTCGTGCCGTGTGACGTCGCTGTGCTACAGCAGCGACGGGGAGGAGATCCTGGTCAGCTACTCCTCAGACTACATCTACCTGTTCAACCCGAAGGACGACCAGGCACGTGAGCTGAAGGGGCCGTCCGAGGAGAGAAGGGAGGAG CTGCGTCAGCCCCCGGTGAAACGCCTCCGGCTGCGGGGCGACTGGTCCGACACGGGGCCCCGAGCACGGCCCGAGAGCGAGCGGGAGCGAGACG GTGAACAGAGCCCCAACGTGTCTCTGATGCagaggatgtcagacatgctgtCGCGGTGGTTCGAGGAGGCCAGCGAAGCACAgagcagcagggggcgcagCCAGCCCCAGCCCCAGCCCCGGCCCAGGG GCACCAGAGCCCAGCCTGAAGGGTCCGCTTCTGCCCCAGAAACCGCCCAGGAAGACCCTGTTCCCCCCGAGGCCTCCATGGAGGTGGAGACCCCCGCTGAGCCGCTCCCTATGTCTGCCTCTtcgtcctccagctcctcctccacAGTCACTGCCCCGCCTCCTTCGACATCCTCATCCCTGGAGAGCCCGCCTTCGTCCTCACTGCTGTCTTCCCCTGATGTGGAACAAAAGAGCCTGGCTGCAGCCCGCTGTCCCGCCCCCACCCCTGACCCCGCCCCCACATCGGACTCTACCCCCCCGACAGAGTCTGCACAGACGACACAGCCGTTACAGTCCG ATTCTCCCTCGTCCATGGTAAACAAACAGCTCGGATCGATGACCCTGGACGAGCAGCAGG GAGGCACAGAACCCGGAACCGGCAGTGGTTCCGGTTCTAGCTCGGCTGGTGTGCGACCCGGAGCAGCAGAGCCCGTCCTGAGTCTGCACTACAGCACTGAGGGTACGACCACCAGCACCATCAAGCTGGACTTCACAGATGAGTG GAGTGGCCGGGGCTGTAGCTCCAGGGCGGTCAGTAACAGCAGCAGCCGCAAGGGGGACGAAGTAGACAGCCAGAGCCGTCCGAGCATGGAGCAGCCAAGCTCACAGGACTCCACCCAGGAGCCTG CTGATCCGCCTGTATCAGAAGCCCCCGGGACGAGTGGAATGGAGCCCGAGACGAGCCCAGCAGAAGCACAGAGCACTGAGAGTGGCCCAGAAAAGGTTCCCACTGGTGTAGAATGTCCGTTGGGGGAGTCTGGCCCTGACAAACCACCCGCAGAGGGCATCTTGGACTCACAGACCCCCGAGGCCCCCAGGGAATCCTTCTGGAGGGGTGAGCCGGTGGGAAGGAGAAGCTCTGCGTCGCAGGGCTCTCAGGGCCGCCAGGACTCTGACGACAGTGATGACGACCCCATCCTGATACACTCGCGGTTCCGCTCAGGACAGAGCCCCAG ATTTAATTTCAGAGGATCGGCCGTAGGTGATAGGATGATAAG gcgctcagcggcagcccgcaTTCAGGAGCTGTTCCGTAGGAGGAAGGAGAGGCGGGAGATGGAGGAAAGCGAGACGCAGAACATCCGCAGGCCCACAGTCAAGATGGTTTACAAGGGCCACCGCAACTCCAGGACAATG ATCAAGGAGTCCTGCTTTTGGGGAAACAGCTTTGTGATGAGCGGGTCTGACTGTGGCCACATCTTCATCTGGGACCGGCGTACAGCGGAGCACCTGATGCTGCTGGAGGCCGACAACCATGTGGTCAACTGTCTGCAACCCCACCCCTATGACCCCA TCCTGGCTTCTTCTGGAATAGACTACGACATCAAGATCTGGTCCCCACTGGAAGAGCTGCCATGCTTCAACAGGGTTCTTGCCGATGAG GTGATAGCACGCAATGAGCTGATGCTGGAGGAGACCAGAAACACCATCACAGTCCCTGCCTCCTTCATGCTGAGGATGCTAGCCTCACTCAACCACATCAGGACTG ACCGAGCCGAGGGCGATCGATCAGAGGGTTCCGGCCAGGAGAACGAAGAAGAGCCATAG